The DNA segment CACGGTGGTACTTACTGTTACTGCTAGCTACCGAAACTGTGCCCAGATACTGGCACTGAACCCCGCACTGGCGGGTACCGGGGTTGCTGAGTACACCATCGACCCCGATGGGAACGGAACTACCTATGCGCCCTTTGCCTGCAGCTGCGACATGAGTACCGATGGCGGTGGCTGGACCCTGGTACTGAACTACAACCACATTCGAAATACGGACCCAGCCCTTACTGTGCGAAGCAATAATCTACCACGTCAGGGTTCTACAGACCTGGGTGTACCGGTGCTACCGGGCGAAGCCGGGACAAACAATTGGGGCCATGCCTCCAGGACGCTGATGGCCGCACTTCAGTTTAGCCGACTACGCTTTTTTGCCCGGACACATGTGCACAATCGGGTTATACATTTTACCATAGATGACCCTACCATGATTGGGTACTTCAGGGGAAGTAACAATGGGCCCGTGAACGTGAATTATATCAGATCGAATGCGAACTTTACCGATCTGTCTCCGTCCCATTCAGCAAATATCCCCGGTGTGCTTGACGGCGGGTGGAATTTCAGGGGCGACTTAGCCATGTGCGAATACCCCTTCTATGTGGGTAGTACCTTCCACTGGTCCATATCAGCTCCTCCGATCGGTACCCCAGGACGAGGATGGTGTGTGGATAATAACTTTACGATAGGGAATACAGCCGATACTTTCCACCAGATATGGGTTCGGTAAACCAGCGACATCCATAAAAAAGGGGGGACAGCGTGTCCCCTTTTTTATGGATGCATGGCCAGCTTGTGGGCCAGCAGGGGCATGGAGGTCCAGCCAGCCAGGATCAAATAGAGTAGCAACTCGGCCCATACATAGCTCCGCAGGAAGCCAGGAGCGGTGGACACGCTGGCAAGGCGCTGGCTCAGCCAGAAGCTGCCCAGCAGGCCCAGGAACAGAAAACCCACCGCACCGAGCCGAAGTAGCAGGTACTGCGCCTCTGGCCAGGTGCTGGTGCCCAGCCAGGTAAACACAAGCAACCCCAGGATGGCAGCTAGCCGGGCAGTAGGGTAGGGCTGCAGGCGTGCCTGTGCCTCTGCCCAGGCTTCGGTGCTTAACTGCCCCAGGGCATAGCGCTTCAGGTATACATACACCCCTGCTGCTGCCATCAGCACTGCTAGCTCGAACCCCCAGTAGATCATAGCTGCAATCTACTAACTTAGCACCATGATCGCATTCCTACAGGGAAAAGTGGCCTGGCTGGAGCCGGCAGAGGTAGTGATAAACTGCCAGGGTGTGGGCTATGCCTGTCGGATCTCGCTGAATACCTACCTGGCCATCAAGGATCAGACAGAGCTATTGCTACACACCCACCTGCAGGTGAAGGAGGATGCCCATACGCTGTATGGCTTTGCCCGCCCCGATGAGCGGGCCCTGTTTATACAGCTACTGGGGGTAAGTGGGGTGGGGGGCAGCACCGCCCTGATGATGCTGAGCGGGATGACGGTGGCAGAGCTACAGGCCACCATACAGGCCAATGACGTGGCCGGCCTGAAGAAGCTGAAAGGCGTGGGTGAGAAGACAGCCAGCCGCATCATCCTGGAGCTACAGAACAAGCTGCCTAGCCTGCACGATGGCCCGGTGCCGGGCACCAGCCTGCGCCAGGATGCCCTGCAGGCCCTGGTGAGCCTGGGCTTCCCAAAGCAGGAAATGGAAAAGCGCCTGGACCGGATCCTGAAGGAGCAAGCAATAGCCGATGCGGAAACGCTGATAAAGCTGGCCCTAAGGGGATAAAAATTTACAGATTCCGTATATTTGCTGCCCCAGGCTTCGTTAGTGGATAGTACGTCCCCCCATATAAGTCAAGGCATTGTTGAGAACCCCAAGCATTTTGAATGGCATAAACTCTACCTGTATTTAACTGTTTGTTTTGCTCGCCCATTCGTTTCTGGCATATCTCAAGCTGTTGCCTTGGCTTTTTATACCCGCTGAGTCCACCCCGTCGGATTCAGCGGCTGTGCTGCCATCTCTACAGCTGTTCGCAGTGCCCCAGGTTTCCCAGGCCTCCCAGGCCTCTGCTACCCCATCGGCCCTGCTGCTGATGCCCAGGCAGACCAGCCCGAATGACACGGACGAGCTGGAGGACAGGTATGGAGACCCCACCCACCGGCGTAGCTACGACAATAGCCGCCTGCCCCCTCCCCCAAACCTGAGCAAACGGGTGGAACTGGCGCCAGACGGCCAGGGCTACTACATCTATGAGCAGATAGGCACCCACGATATACGCCCCCCCACCTACGTTACCCGCGCTGAGTATGAGCGGCTGCGCGAGCAAGAGGCCACCCAGCGCTACTTTGCCAAAACTGCCGGAAACAGCACCGACCCGGGTGCTGCCGGTGGAGACCTGATCCCGGAATTGAAGGTAAACAGCAAGCTTTTTGCCACCATATTTGGCTCAAACAAGATTGACATCAAGCCAAACATTAGCGTTCTGCTGGATTTTTCGGTGCGCGTAAACCGAATGCGCAACCCCTCCCTCACCATCCGCCAGCAGCGCAATACCAGCTTCAACTTTGACCAGCAGATACAAATGGATGTGGTGGGCAGCATAGGCGAAAAGCTGAAGCTGCGCGTAAGCTATGACACGGAGGCCACGTTCAGTTTCGAAAACCAGTTCAAGATCAGCTACGAGGGAGACGAGGACGACATTATAAAGAGCATAGAGGCCGGGAACGTGAGCATGCCCGTAAATGGCACCCTCATCTCTGGCGGACAGAACCTGTGGGGGATAAAGATGGTAAGCCAGTGGGGACCAATATGGGTAACCACCCTGGCCAGCCAGCAGCGCGGCAAAACCGAGGAAGTAACCGTACGGGGCGGTAGCCAAGAAACGGAGTTTGAGGTGGAGTGTGCGGACTATGACATGAACCGCCACTTCTTCCTCAGCCACCACTTTCGCAATCTGTACGAGCAGAGCCTGGTCAACCTGCCGCTGGTTAATAGCCCCATCAACATAAACCGGGTGGAGCTGTGGATGACCAACAAGAATAACCGATCCAACACCAACACACGGAACTGCATAGGCCTGGTAGATCTGGGCGAGAATGCCCCCCTGCCGTCGGTAACAGATGCACGCACCGGCGCGCGCAGCCCCCGGGGGGGGCGCCTGCTGGAACAGGATCCCGCCATTGTGGCCACCAATCCCACCTTTGTTGTGCCGGACAATAACGCCAATAACCTGTATGAAAAGGTGGTAAACGCAGGCGGGAGCCGAGACCGTACTACCGTAAAGGAGGCGCTAAGGGGCCTGAGCCTGGATGAGGAGGTGGATTTTGAGCTCTACCAAAACATGCGCCTGCTCACCGAGAGCGAGTATACGCTGAACCGCCAGCTGGGCTATGTGAGCCTGAACAGCCAGCTACAGGATGATGAGGCCCTGTACGTATCCTTCGAGTACACCATAGCCGGAAGTCAGCGGGTTTTTCGGGTGGGTGAGTTCTCCATAGACCAAACCGAAAATCAGGGCACCCCCTCCGTACTCTTTGTAAAAACCCTGAAGCCGGGCCGCCAGGCTGTGGTTACCGCAGACCGCCGCCAGTTTCCCACCTGGGACCTCATGATGAAGAACTTCTACTCAATAGGCGGCTTCAATATACAGGAAGACAAGTTCAACATTGAGGTGGTGTACCAAAGCACAGATGGCAGCGGCGACATCAACTACCTGCCTACCAGCACCGTGGCCAATACCCCGCTGGTTCAGGTGTTTGACATGGACCGCCTGACCAATAATAAGGAACTGGGTGCCGACAACCGCTTTGACTACATCCCCGGCATCAGCATCCAGCCCGATAAGGGCACGGTTGTTCTTACCCGCCTCGAACCCTTTGGCCAGCACTTGGTCAATCAGTTTACAGCCAACCGCCAGGAAGACTCCATTCGCTATGCCTTCACCGCCCTCTATCGCCAGACCCAGCAGGACGCCATCCAGTTCTCCCCCCAGGTCAACCGCTTCAAACTACGCGGTAGATACTCTGCCAAGAGCAGTAGCGAGATCTATCTCAACACGGTGCAGCTTACCCCAGGCTCGGTAAAAGTACTGGCCGGGGGCCGCCAGCTGCAGGAGGGCATAGACTATACCGTGGACTATCAGATTGGCAAGGTTAGCATTATAAACCCAGGCCTGCTTACCAGCGGCCAGGACATCAGCGTCAAGTTTGAGTCCAATACCCTCTTCGGCATAGACCAGAAGACCATGCTGGGGGCCAGGGTAGAGTATCGGGTAAACAAGGACATACAGTTTGGCACCACCCTTATCCACCTGAATGAGCGTCCGCTGATCAACAAGGTTATTATCGGCGACGAACCCATTAGCAACACCGTCTATGGCTTTGACGTGAACGTGCGAAAGGAAAGCCGGTTTATAACCGGTATTGTAGACAAGCTGCCCTTCTTCGACACCAAGGCGCCGAGTGAAATCCAGTTTACCGGCGAGTTTGCCCAGCTGCTGCCCGGCATGCCCCGGCAGATCCGTACCAACAACGAGCGCGGAATTGCCTATATCGATGACTTTGAGGGTGCCCGAACCACCATCGACCTCATGAGCCAAAACCTCTGGAAGCTCTCCAGTAGGCCCACAAACCGCATTGCTACCGATGGCACACCGCTCGGCTCGGGAGACTTTCGCGCCAAGCTGGCCTGGTATGCCATCGACCCCGTATTCTTTGACCAGCCCCAAAACTTTGGCTACAACAACAACTCCCAGAGCCTGAACAACCAGTATAGCCGACGGGTAAATCCCCGCGAGGTTTTCCCGAACCGAGATTTCTTTGCCGGAAACAACATCCTCACCACCTTCGACCTACACTACTGGCCCAGCCTGCGCGGACAGTACAACCTGGAGGACAATGGCGGCAGACTAAACCCCGACGGCACCTTTACCGACCCGGAGCGAAACTGGGGTGGCATTATGCGCCGTACAGCCAGTAATACCGACTTTGAAGCGGCCAACTTCGAGTTCATCGAGTTTTGGGTGATGGACCCCTATCTGGACAGCCCCACCCATGAGGGGGGCGACCTATACCTGAACCTGGGCCTGGTGAGCGAGGATGTGCTGGACGACGGCCAGCTGGTAGCCGAAAATGGCCTGCCCGCTACACAGGACCTGAAGAATCAACGCGTTGGATTTAGCGAAACAGCCTGGGGACGTGTGCCCAGCCAGCCCCCAGCCACATCGGCCTTCAGCAACGACCCCGATGCCCGGGGCCTGCAAGATGTGGGCCTGGATGGCATAAATGACGAAGAGGAACGCGCCCTGTTTGCCCCCCAGCTGGCAGCCCTGCAGGGCGTGCTGAGTGCCGAGGCCTTTGCAGCCATTAATGCCGACCCCAGCGGAGACAACTATGTGTTCTTCCGCAATACGGGTGCCTATCCCAATGGGACCTTCCTGCTGGAGCGCTACCGGAGCTTTAACCACGTGCAAGGCAATAGCCCGCTGAACTCCAATAGCCAGGAGGTGAGCGAAATGGCTACCCCAAACCCCGATGTAGAAGACCTGAACGTGGATGGAAAGGTAAGCGGCGAAGAGCGCTTCTACGAATACCGAATCAGCCTCCGCAGGTCCGAAATGGTGGTGGGGCAAAACTACGTGGTAGACCGCCGGGTGGTGGATGTAGAAACCCCGGACAACGTGCCCAAGCAGGCCACCTGGTACCAGTTTCGCATCCCGCTGCGCACAGGCTCGCCCATAAATGGCATTACGGACTTTAAAAGCATGAACTTCCTGCGCATGTACCTCACGGGCTTCCGCCAGGAGGTGGTGCTGCGTTTTGGAAAAATGGACCTGGTGAGTACCCAGTGGCGCACCTACCGCGAGAGCCTGAAGCCTGGGGGGCCCCAGCAGAATCCCGAGCCGGAGGATGTACTGGCCAACTTCTCCATCGGTACCGTAAACATTGAGGAAAATGGCACGCGAAACCCCTTCAACTACGTCATTCCGCCAGACATTGACCGGGTGCTAAGCCCCGGGGCACAGCAGACCGGACTGCTGCAAAACGAGCAATCCATGGTACTGAAGGTGCAAGACCTGGAAGAGGGCGATGCCCGGGGTGTATTCAAAACCCTGCAGCTGGATCTGCGGAACTATGAGCGCCTGAAAATGTGGGTACACGCAGAGCCCAACCTGGGTGCCTGTGCCAACTCGGCCTTTGCCAACTGTGGCGATGCAGAGGTGTTTGTCCGCCTGGGTACAGACCTGGACGAGAACTACTATGAGTTTCGCCAGCCGCTGTGCCCCTCCACCCCTGGCGACAATAGTGCGCAGAACATTTGGTCGAACGAACTGAACATTGAGCTGGGAAACCTGAACCAGGCCAAATTCCTGCGAAATCAGGATGTAAATAATGGTAATGGCAGCCTGGCCGGGCTATATACCTATGCGCTGGATGCTGAGCGAAGCGTAGTTGTGCGCGGCACCCCGCAGCTAAACAATGTGAAGAACGTCATGATTGGGATCCGGAACCCCGATGACGGCGGCCAGCCTATCTGTGTGGAGATGTGGGCCAACGAACTGCGCGTTACCGACTTCGTTAACCGTACCGGCTGGGCTGCCAATGCGCGGGCAAACATCAAGCTGGCCGACCTGGGAAGCATTAGTGTGGCGGGCCAGCGGATGACCGCCGGCTTTGGCGGCGTGGAAGAGCGCATCAATGACCGATCGCTGGAATCCACCACCCAGTACGACCTGGCCATGACCCTGAATGCCGGCAAGCTGCTGCCCCAGGAGGCCCGCCTGGAGATCCCCACCTACGTAACCCTGAGCGAACGCTTCACAACCCCCCTGTATAACCCCAGCGACCCCGATATTCGCCTGGAAGATGCCCTGAATGTGCTGGAGGGACAAGAGCGCGAGCTGTACCGAGATAGCCGGCTGGACTATGAAAAAAAATGGGGCTACGCCTTCAACAACGTACGCCGTGCACCCAGGCCCGGAAATAGCAAAATAAAGCCCTGGAGCTTCAGCAACCTCTCCTTTACCTACGGCTTCAACGAGGTGTACCGGCACAACACACAGGTGCGACGGGGCATAAGCCGCACCTGGAATGGTGCCATAAACTATACCTACAACCTGAACCCCAAGAACTACAGGCCGCTACAGGGGGTAGGCAAGCGGCCCAATCTGATCAATGAATTCAACTTCTACCTCCTGCCCAAGTCCGTTACCGTACGCATAGAGGGCATGCGCCGCTACGATGAAACGGTGTACAGGCAGCTGAGCCTGAATACCCAGCCACTGGCACCGGTGTACAATCAGAACTTCACCATTACCCGCACCTACCAGGTGCGCTGGGACCTGACCCGAAGCCTAAGCGTAAACTACACCGCCACCAACCAGAGCCGGGTAGACATGCCCCGGGGCCGCATAGACACCCCCGCCGAGCGTGATACCGTGCGCAGAAACTTACTGAGCCTGGGCAGGCAGAACGAAACCGGAAAGGACATGCTCATCAACATGGGCCGAACCGTAAACTTCAACCAGCAGATCAACATTACCTACCGGCTGCCTTTCGATAAGGTAACCTATACGGACTGGATTACCGCATCGGTAAACTACAACACCCAGTTTACCTGGCTAACGGCGGCCCTACAGAATAACAATCTGGGAAACAGCATCTCCAACCAGCGCACCATACAGACGCAGGGCCAGCTGAACATGACGAAGCTGTACAGCAAATTTCCCTTTGTGGAAAGATGGACCGCCCCTATAAAAAAACGCACGGTAGTATCCAAGGAAGACAGCAGCCGCACCGAAGAGGATGACCCCTACGTGGCCGTAAAGGCGGTGGGCAAAACCCTGGCCCGCTGGCTCTTCAGCATCCAGACAATAGATGCCAGCTATACCGTAAACCAGGGTACCAGCCTGGCGGGCTATGCCCCGCGTACCAATAACTTTGGCATGGACTGGGGCTTCCGAGACTCGCTAACCGGCGTGAGCAGCAACGCCCCCGGTGCCGGCTTCCTGCTGGGTGCCCAGCCCAACCTCGAGCCCGGCGGCTTTATCAACGATGCAGGAGCCAGAGGCTGGTTCAGCCGAGATACCAGCCTGGTAAACCCCTATAACCAAACGGATAGCAGGCAGTTTACGGCACGCACCTCGGTGGAGCTGTTCAAGGGCTTTCGGGTAGACCTGAATGTAGACCGAGCCACCAGCTGGAATGCCAATGGCCTGTATCAATATAACAACCGCCTGCGAGACTATGACTACAGCAACCGCCAGCTGAACGGAACCTTCAGCATGAGCTTCCTCAGCTTCTTTAGTGCCTTTGAACGCCGGGGAGACGTAAGTGCCGCCTTCAACCGCTTCGACAACAATCGGCGCATCATCAGCAAGCGGCTGGCGGATGAGAACTCCAACTATGCCCAGGCTACCAATGCAGGCCGTGTGGCCAGCAATGAGGTACTGTTTGCCAACAACTACTACAACGGCTACCTGGGCAATAGCCAAGAGGTGCTTGTGCCCGCCTTCCTATCGGCCTACGGCCCATACAATCCCAACCGTGTCCGGCTGGATCCCTTCCCCCGCATTCCGCTGCCCAACTGGAACGTAGCCTTCAATGGCCTGATGGAAATTCCTTTCTTCAAGAAAAACTTCCGCTCCGTAACCCTGCGCCATGGCTACCGCAGTACCTACAGCACGGCCTATCTGCTCAACCTCAATTACTTCGACTTCAATGGAAATGGCCTGCCCGACAGCAACCAGGTGTACGGGGAGGGCTTCGCATTTGGCAACCCCTCGGCGGTAGTACCGGTCTACAACTTCCAGACCGAGTATACCATCAACAGCATCGTTATCCAGGAAGCCTTTACGCCACTGGTGGGCTTCAACTTTGCCTGGAAAAATGGCATAACCACCACCCTGGACTACAAGCGTAGCCGAAACCTGGTGCTGAACATAGGGGCCCAGCAGCTAGCCGAAACCCGAAACTCCGAGTTCTCGCTGAACCTGAGCTACCGAAAGGATGGCCTGCTGCCTAGCCTGCGCCTTTTTGGCAGGGACATGCAGCTTAAAAATACCATTACCTTCCGCCTGGAACTTACCCTGCGAAACATCACACAGGCCAACCGCAAGCTGGACAGTGAGGAACCCCCACTGCCTACCGGGGGCAACCTGAACTTTGTGATAAAACCCGGTATAGACTACATGATCAATACCCAGCTGACGGTGCGCGCCTATGTGGAGCACAACCGAAATACACCTGCTGTATCCACCAGCTTCCCCACCACCTACACGGCCATAGGCGTACAGCTGCAGTTCAACCTAACTTCTCTCTAGTTTTTTATAGTTTTTCGAAGTCTGGATTACGGAATTTTTGTAATTTTACCCTCCCATATCTTATACACAGAAACCGCGTATGATCATTGTAGAGCTAAAAGACGGCGAAAGCATAGAAAAAGCCCTGCGCCGCTACAAAAAAAAATTTGAGCGCCTTGGCATCCTGAAGCAAGTTCGTAGCCGCATGTATTTCACCCCGCCCAGCGTAGGCCGCCGCGAGGAGATAAAGAAGGCGGTGCGCCGTCAGAACTACATAGAGACGCACGACCTACAGTAGCCGTGCGCTGGTGCTGGCCTCTTGGGCTGTAGCCAGAGCACACCGCTCCCAACTAAAGCCCGGTTCCTCAAGCGGCTTGCTCCGTGGCACTTCTGTCCGGGTGTATAGTCCACGCTAATCCGGGAAAAAACATAGACTTTGGTCTAACTTTGTCGGGTCTTTTGCTGTATATAGCAGAAGACCTGTTTTTTTGTGCAACACCTGGATGCTTTTCTTCGCTACCTGGCCCACGAGCGCAGGTATTCCGCACACACCCTGTGCGCCTATGAGCGAGACCTGCTCGATTTTGAGGCCTTTACCGAGAAAGTCTATGAGCTTAGACCCCTCTCCTGCACGGCACACCTGCAGCAGCTGCGGCACAGTGTGTTACGCCACTATGTAGGGTCTCTTTCCCACGGCCGTGCCACCATCCTGCGCAAGCTAAGTGCTGTGCGTAGCTTCCTTCGGTATCAGCAAAAAATAGGCGTACTAACTACCAACCCGGCTGGCCGGATGGCGCTACCCAAGAAGCACCGTCGCCTGCCCGAGTTTGTGCGGGCCGAAGATCTGGCACGGCTGCTGGACGAGCCGCTATCCCCCACGGAGGATCCGGTACAGAAGTTCCGGGCTGCGCGCGACCAGTGTATATTGGAAATGCTGTACGGATGCGGCCTGCGCCGGGCCGAGCTGGTGCAGCTGCGCTGGCAGCAGGTAGATACCTATACCCGCACCCTATCTGTACTAGGGAAGGGAAACAAGAAACGGATTGTTCCCATTGGCCGTTCGCTACTGGCAGCGCTGACAGAATACCTGCACTGCTGCCACCAGCTGAAGTTAGACTATTTTACGCGCTTTTTCCTTACCGAGCGCGGAAAACCGGTGTATGACAAGCTGGTGTACCGCGTGGTGCGTGCCAGGCTACAGCATGTGCCCACCGAGGGCAAGCATCCGCACCTGCTGCGCCATAGCTTTGCCACCCACCTGGTAGACGGTGGGGCCGAGCTGAACGCCGTAAAAGAGTTGCTGGGCCACAGCAGCCTGAGGGCTACCGAGGTGTATGTGCACACCAGCATAGGCAAGCTGAAGGAACTACACAAAAAAGCACATCCCAAGGCATAATTGCCTTGCGTAGCTATATTTTTTTCTCTAAATTTTCGTCTATACTACGGCTGGCCTCCCCACAGGCCCTAGCCAGAGCGGGAGGGGAGCCGAGTCTGTTTTATCGAAACTTAAAACACTTGATATTATGCAAGCCACTATTCAAAGCATCCATTTTGATGCAGATCATTCCCTCAAGTCTTTTGTACAGGAGAAGGTAACAAAGCTGGATCAGTTTTATGAGAACATACTTTCCAAGGAGGTGATCCTGAAAAAAGAGAACAGCGATAGCGACAAGGGTTCTATCTTTGAGATCAAACTGCGGGTGCCCAGCCAAACGCTGATAGCCACCGAGACCGCCAGCACCTTTGAGGAAGCTACGGATAAGGGGCTGGACAACATGGTGCGCCAGCTGAAGAAGTTTAAGGATAAGCAACGGACCATACGGGTCTAAAGTAGACCCATCCGGTAGATATAACAGGCGCTGCTCATACAGGGGCAGCGCTTTTTGTTTGGTACTACTGGTTGGTGGTAGGGTCTGTTACACCATTGGAGTTGTCGTGTCATT comes from the Bacteroidota bacterium genome and includes:
- the rpsU gene encoding 30S ribosomal protein S21 is translated as MIIVELKDGESIEKALRRYKKKFERLGILKQVRSRMYFTPPSVGRREEIKKAVRRQNYIETHDLQ
- the raiA gene encoding ribosome-associated translation inhibitor RaiA is translated as MQATIQSIHFDADHSLKSFVQEKVTKLDQFYENILSKEVILKKENSDSDKGSIFEIKLRVPSQTLIATETASTFEEATDKGLDNMVRQLKKFKDKQRTIRV
- the sprA gene encoding cell surface protein SprA, encoding MPQVSQASQASATPSALLLMPRQTSPNDTDELEDRYGDPTHRRSYDNSRLPPPPNLSKRVELAPDGQGYYIYEQIGTHDIRPPTYVTRAEYERLREQEATQRYFAKTAGNSTDPGAAGGDLIPELKVNSKLFATIFGSNKIDIKPNISVLLDFSVRVNRMRNPSLTIRQQRNTSFNFDQQIQMDVVGSIGEKLKLRVSYDTEATFSFENQFKISYEGDEDDIIKSIEAGNVSMPVNGTLISGGQNLWGIKMVSQWGPIWVTTLASQQRGKTEEVTVRGGSQETEFEVECADYDMNRHFFLSHHFRNLYEQSLVNLPLVNSPININRVELWMTNKNNRSNTNTRNCIGLVDLGENAPLPSVTDARTGARSPRGGRLLEQDPAIVATNPTFVVPDNNANNLYEKVVNAGGSRDRTTVKEALRGLSLDEEVDFELYQNMRLLTESEYTLNRQLGYVSLNSQLQDDEALYVSFEYTIAGSQRVFRVGEFSIDQTENQGTPSVLFVKTLKPGRQAVVTADRRQFPTWDLMMKNFYSIGGFNIQEDKFNIEVVYQSTDGSGDINYLPTSTVANTPLVQVFDMDRLTNNKELGADNRFDYIPGISIQPDKGTVVLTRLEPFGQHLVNQFTANRQEDSIRYAFTALYRQTQQDAIQFSPQVNRFKLRGRYSAKSSSEIYLNTVQLTPGSVKVLAGGRQLQEGIDYTVDYQIGKVSIINPGLLTSGQDISVKFESNTLFGIDQKTMLGARVEYRVNKDIQFGTTLIHLNERPLINKVIIGDEPISNTVYGFDVNVRKESRFITGIVDKLPFFDTKAPSEIQFTGEFAQLLPGMPRQIRTNNERGIAYIDDFEGARTTIDLMSQNLWKLSSRPTNRIATDGTPLGSGDFRAKLAWYAIDPVFFDQPQNFGYNNNSQSLNNQYSRRVNPREVFPNRDFFAGNNILTTFDLHYWPSLRGQYNLEDNGGRLNPDGTFTDPERNWGGIMRRTASNTDFEAANFEFIEFWVMDPYLDSPTHEGGDLYLNLGLVSEDVLDDGQLVAENGLPATQDLKNQRVGFSETAWGRVPSQPPATSAFSNDPDARGLQDVGLDGINDEEERALFAPQLAALQGVLSAEAFAAINADPSGDNYVFFRNTGAYPNGTFLLERYRSFNHVQGNSPLNSNSQEVSEMATPNPDVEDLNVDGKVSGEERFYEYRISLRRSEMVVGQNYVVDRRVVDVETPDNVPKQATWYQFRIPLRTGSPINGITDFKSMNFLRMYLTGFRQEVVLRFGKMDLVSTQWRTYRESLKPGGPQQNPEPEDVLANFSIGTVNIEENGTRNPFNYVIPPDIDRVLSPGAQQTGLLQNEQSMVLKVQDLEEGDARGVFKTLQLDLRNYERLKMWVHAEPNLGACANSAFANCGDAEVFVRLGTDLDENYYEFRQPLCPSTPGDNSAQNIWSNELNIELGNLNQAKFLRNQDVNNGNGSLAGLYTYALDAERSVVVRGTPQLNNVKNVMIGIRNPDDGGQPICVEMWANELRVTDFVNRTGWAANARANIKLADLGSISVAGQRMTAGFGGVEERINDRSLESTTQYDLAMTLNAGKLLPQEARLEIPTYVTLSERFTTPLYNPSDPDIRLEDALNVLEGQERELYRDSRLDYEKKWGYAFNNVRRAPRPGNSKIKPWSFSNLSFTYGFNEVYRHNTQVRRGISRTWNGAINYTYNLNPKNYRPLQGVGKRPNLINEFNFYLLPKSVTVRIEGMRRYDETVYRQLSLNTQPLAPVYNQNFTITRTYQVRWDLTRSLSVNYTATNQSRVDMPRGRIDTPAERDTVRRNLLSLGRQNETGKDMLINMGRTVNFNQQINITYRLPFDKVTYTDWITASVNYNTQFTWLTAALQNNNLGNSISNQRTIQTQGQLNMTKLYSKFPFVERWTAPIKKRTVVSKEDSSRTEEDDPYVAVKAVGKTLARWLFSIQTIDASYTVNQGTSLAGYAPRTNNFGMDWGFRDSLTGVSSNAPGAGFLLGAQPNLEPGGFINDAGARGWFSRDTSLVNPYNQTDSRQFTARTSVELFKGFRVDLNVDRATSWNANGLYQYNNRLRDYDYSNRQLNGTFSMSFLSFFSAFERRGDVSAAFNRFDNNRRIISKRLADENSNYAQATNAGRVASNEVLFANNYYNGYLGNSQEVLVPAFLSAYGPYNPNRVRLDPFPRIPLPNWNVAFNGLMEIPFFKKNFRSVTLRHGYRSTYSTAYLLNLNYFDFNGNGLPDSNQVYGEGFAFGNPSAVVPVYNFQTEYTINSIVIQEAFTPLVGFNFAWKNGITTTLDYKRSRNLVLNIGAQQLAETRNSEFSLNLSYRKDGLLPSLRLFGRDMQLKNTITFRLELTLRNITQANRKLDSEEPPLPTGGNLNFVIKPGIDYMINTQLTVRAYVEHNRNTPAVSTSFPTTYTAIGVQLQFNLTSL
- the ruvA gene encoding Holliday junction branch migration protein RuvA, giving the protein MIAFLQGKVAWLEPAEVVINCQGVGYACRISLNTYLAIKDQTELLLHTHLQVKEDAHTLYGFARPDERALFIQLLGVSGVGGSTALMMLSGMTVAELQATIQANDVAGLKKLKGVGEKTASRIILELQNKLPSLHDGPVPGTSLRQDALQALVSLGFPKQEMEKRLDRILKEQAIADAETLIKLALRG
- a CDS encoding tyrosine-type recombinase/integrase, whose product is MQHLDAFLRYLAHERRYSAHTLCAYERDLLDFEAFTEKVYELRPLSCTAHLQQLRHSVLRHYVGSLSHGRATILRKLSAVRSFLRYQQKIGVLTTNPAGRMALPKKHRRLPEFVRAEDLARLLDEPLSPTEDPVQKFRAARDQCILEMLYGCGLRRAELVQLRWQQVDTYTRTLSVLGKGNKKRIVPIGRSLLAALTEYLHCCHQLKLDYFTRFFLTERGKPVYDKLVYRVVRARLQHVPTEGKHPHLLRHSFATHLVDGGAELNAVKELLGHSSLRATEVYVHTSIGKLKELHKKAHPKA